One window of Marinomonas primoryensis genomic DNA carries:
- the purE gene encoding 5-(carboxyamino)imidazole ribonucleotide mutase: MQAEVALIMGSKSDWATMESAAEIMDALGVSYHVEVISAHRTPVKLAEFSESAADKGFKVIIGGAGGAAHLPGMVAAHTRLPVLGVPVQSKALNGMDSLLSIAQMPKGVAVGTLAIGNAGAFNAGLLACQILALSNPVLADKIEEFRTNQTNTVLENPDPREV; the protein is encoded by the coding sequence TTGCAAGCAGAAGTTGCCCTAATAATGGGATCGAAAAGTGACTGGGCTACAATGGAAAGCGCCGCTGAAATCATGGATGCATTAGGCGTCAGTTATCATGTTGAAGTGATTTCAGCTCACAGAACGCCAGTAAAACTTGCAGAGTTTTCAGAAAGCGCGGCAGACAAAGGCTTCAAGGTCATTATTGGCGGTGCTGGCGGTGCGGCTCATTTACCTGGCATGGTAGCGGCGCACACACGTCTGCCTGTTCTGGGTGTGCCAGTACAGAGTAAAGCCCTAAACGGCATGGATAGCCTTCTCTCTATCGCTCAGATGCCAAAAGGCGTTGCCGTTGGTACACTTGCTATTGGTAATGCAGGTGCCTTCAATGCAGGCTTACTAGCTTGCCAAATTTTAGCCCTTTCTAACCCCGTACTCGCGGATAAAATTGAAGAATTTAGAACCAACCAAACAAACACTGTTTTGGAAAATCCTGACCCTAGAGAGGTTTAA
- a CDS encoding methylglyoxal synthase yields MKSKTLRQKTVTTPERKNVALVAHDNMKPALIEWAEKHKEKLIKHNLMATGTTGNLMQKQLNVPVKSLISGPLGGDQQLGGLIAEGKIDVLIFFWDPFEPMPHDPDIKALLRVAAVWNIPIACSVSSANFLVSSPLFESAFERQIPDYEKYLQERL; encoded by the coding sequence TTGAAAAGCAAGACTTTACGACAAAAGACCGTTACAACACCAGAGCGTAAAAACGTCGCTCTGGTGGCACATGATAATATGAAGCCAGCGCTTATTGAATGGGCTGAAAAACACAAAGAAAAACTTATTAAGCACAATTTAATGGCAACAGGAACAACGGGGAATTTAATGCAGAAGCAGTTAAATGTTCCCGTTAAATCACTTATTAGTGGCCCTCTTGGAGGCGATCAACAACTAGGCGGATTGATCGCAGAAGGAAAAATAGATGTCTTAATATTTTTCTGGGACCCTTTCGAACCGATGCCACATGATCCTGACATAAAAGCACTACTTCGCGTTGCTGCTGTTTGGAACATCCCTATTGCTTGTAGCGTTTCTTCGGCAAACTTTCTCGTTTCTTCACCTCTCTTTGAAAGTGCGTTTGAACGACAAATTCCAGATTATGAAAAATACCTCCAAGAGCGACTTTAG
- the purK gene encoding 5-(carboxyamino)imidazole ribonucleotide synthase: MSVLWVLGAGQLGAMLKQAGMPLGIDVRPVDIEATETLPLSSTDIITAEREEWPETAATRQLSTHSNFVNLATFPQLADRLTQKQWLDRLALATAPWFPVESDSSAQHAYQTLGERVLLKRRRGGYDGKGQYWLKQSEATEIPEDWKGYAIAEQAINFDEEVSLVGVRGKNGDTYFYPLTLNLHINGILYASISPLDRLKPFQSKAEAMLSKLMEALDYVGVMAMECFRVGGDLLINELAPRVHNSGHWTQAGASICQFENHVRAVTGLPLAPAEIKNQSMMVNLIGIDLDYEWLKIKGLELYWYKKEVRLGRKVGHLNFCSGNLTILQNALADLKLPKPYPEALLWLAKNLPNQ, from the coding sequence ATGTCAGTTCTATGGGTATTAGGAGCAGGTCAACTCGGAGCAATGCTCAAACAAGCAGGCATGCCGCTGGGCATTGACGTTCGTCCGGTTGATATAGAAGCAACAGAAACTTTACCATTAAGCTCAACAGACATCATAACTGCGGAAAGAGAAGAATGGCCAGAAACGGCAGCAACAAGACAACTCTCTACACACAGTAACTTTGTTAACTTAGCCACTTTTCCTCAACTTGCTGATCGACTAACACAAAAGCAGTGGCTTGATCGCCTTGCACTAGCAACCGCACCATGGTTTCCAGTAGAAAGTGACTCTAGCGCTCAACATGCCTATCAAACCCTCGGTGAACGAGTTCTGTTGAAACGTCGTCGTGGTGGTTACGACGGTAAAGGCCAATATTGGTTAAAGCAGTCAGAAGCAACAGAAATACCTGAAGACTGGAAAGGGTATGCAATTGCAGAACAAGCTATCAATTTTGATGAAGAAGTATCATTAGTAGGAGTGCGAGGTAAAAATGGCGATACATATTTTTACCCTTTAACACTTAATCTTCACATCAATGGCATTCTGTATGCTTCCATTTCACCCTTAGATCGCCTCAAGCCTTTTCAAAGTAAGGCGGAAGCCATGCTCAGTAAGCTCATGGAGGCTCTAGACTATGTCGGTGTTATGGCTATGGAGTGCTTTCGAGTTGGTGGTGACTTACTCATTAATGAGCTTGCCCCACGAGTTCATAACAGCGGCCATTGGACACAAGCTGGCGCAAGTATCTGTCAGTTTGAAAACCATGTACGCGCTGTCACAGGCCTTCCATTAGCGCCTGCGGAGATTAAAAACCAAAGTATGATGGTCAACTTAATCGGTATAGATTTAGATTATGAATGGTTAAAAATTAAAGGTTTGGAGCTTTATTGGTATAAAAAAGAGGTGCGTCTTGGAAGAAAAGTCGGACATCTGAATTTTTGCTCTGGTAATCTCACAATATTGCAGAACGCATTAGCAGACCTAAAACTGCCAAAGCCCTATCCAGAAGCCCTACTGTGGTTAGCTAAAAACCTCCCTAATCAATAA
- a CDS encoding Lrp/AsnC family transcriptional regulator: MNNIELDSYDWRLLKALQANARLTNVALSEQVNLSPSQCSRRLQRLEQNNLIEAYFTQLNASELGYQITAFVNITLDKSIKNSDKEFKEAIEAIPQILECYSVSGEADYWLRIISENLPALSIFLGESLASLPCIRDLTSTVVLNRIKHAPAIPLPN, from the coding sequence ATGAATAATATTGAACTAGACAGCTATGATTGGCGATTACTCAAGGCCCTTCAAGCAAATGCAAGACTCACTAATGTCGCACTATCTGAACAAGTAAACTTATCTCCATCTCAATGCTCAAGACGCCTACAAAGACTAGAACAAAACAACCTAATAGAAGCTTACTTTACTCAGTTAAATGCCAGTGAATTAGGCTATCAAATAACTGCTTTTGTGAACATAACACTTGATAAAAGTATAAAAAATTCAGACAAAGAATTTAAAGAAGCAATCGAAGCCATACCTCAAATATTGGAATGTTATTCTGTAAGCGGAGAAGCAGATTACTGGTTACGAATCATTAGCGAAAACCTACCAGCTCTCTCAATATTTTTAGGTGAATCACTTGCCAGCCTACCATGCATACGAGACTTGACGTCTACCGTTGTTTTAAACCGCATAAAACATGCACCTGCCATTCCTCTACCAAATTAA